The proteins below come from a single Microbacterium sp. SLBN-154 genomic window:
- the purH gene encoding bifunctional phosphoribosylaminoimidazolecarboxamide formyltransferase/IMP cyclohydrolase: protein MAGPSHDPSLYRDRDVVPIRRALVSVSDKTDLLPLAEALASSGVEIVSTGSTAATIRDAGFPVTDVSSVTGFPESLDGRVKTLHPAVHAGLLADLRLEDHERQLAELGIGAFELVVVNLYPFVQTVASGAEGDTVVEQIDIGGPAMVRASAKNHANVAIVVSPESYPAIIEAVRGGGTTLTQRRELAARAFAHTASYDTAVAAWFAEGTLAEEDLPAHLTIKAERLATLRYGENAHQRAAIYTRVGGHGIAQATQLQGKEMSYNNYVDADAALRAAFDMVKPAVAIIKHANPCGIAVTAPNALDPIASAHLRAHECDPVSAFGGVIAANRTVTLKMAENLRDIFTEVIVAPDFEPEALEVFRLKKNLRILQLPADWRQERMDVRLVSGGLLLQDADRFPDDIESVAKDWQLVSGDRPAEDEMTNLIFAWKACRAVKSNAIVLAKNSATVGIGMGQVNRVDSCRLAVERAGERVTGSVAASDAFFPFADGPRVLIDAGVSAIVQPGGSVRDDEVIAAARDAGVTMFFTGERHFFH from the coding sequence ATGGCCGGCCCGAGTCACGACCCGTCCCTGTACCGCGACCGCGATGTCGTGCCGATCCGCCGCGCTCTGGTGTCGGTGAGCGACAAGACCGATCTGCTGCCGCTGGCCGAGGCACTCGCCTCGTCCGGCGTCGAGATCGTCTCGACAGGGTCGACGGCGGCGACGATCCGCGACGCCGGATTCCCGGTCACCGACGTCTCGTCCGTGACCGGCTTCCCCGAGTCGCTCGACGGACGTGTGAAGACCCTGCACCCGGCTGTGCACGCGGGGCTCCTCGCCGATCTGCGGCTGGAGGACCACGAGCGTCAGCTCGCCGAGCTCGGCATCGGCGCCTTCGAGCTCGTCGTGGTCAACCTCTATCCGTTCGTTCAGACCGTCGCCTCCGGCGCCGAGGGCGACACGGTCGTCGAGCAGATCGACATCGGTGGTCCCGCGATGGTGCGCGCGTCGGCCAAGAACCACGCCAATGTCGCCATCGTCGTCTCTCCCGAGTCGTATCCCGCGATCATCGAGGCTGTCCGCGGCGGCGGCACCACTCTGACCCAGCGGCGCGAGCTCGCCGCCCGCGCGTTCGCGCACACCGCGTCGTACGACACCGCGGTGGCGGCCTGGTTCGCCGAGGGGACGCTCGCCGAGGAAGACCTCCCGGCGCACTTGACGATCAAGGCCGAGCGTCTGGCGACCCTCCGCTACGGCGAGAATGCGCATCAGCGCGCGGCGATCTACACCCGGGTCGGTGGACACGGCATCGCCCAGGCCACGCAGCTGCAGGGCAAGGAGATGTCGTACAACAACTACGTCGACGCCGATGCGGCCCTGCGCGCGGCGTTCGACATGGTCAAGCCCGCGGTGGCGATCATCAAGCACGCCAACCCGTGCGGCATCGCCGTCACGGCGCCGAACGCCCTCGATCCGATCGCATCGGCGCACCTGCGGGCACACGAGTGCGACCCGGTGTCGGCCTTCGGCGGCGTCATCGCAGCGAACCGGACCGTCACGCTGAAGATGGCCGAGAACCTGCGTGACATCTTCACCGAGGTCATCGTCGCGCCCGACTTCGAGCCGGAGGCGCTGGAGGTGTTCCGGCTGAAGAAGAACCTGCGCATCCTGCAGCTGCCCGCCGACTGGCGGCAGGAGCGGATGGACGTGCGTCTCGTCTCGGGCGGCCTGCTGCTGCAGGACGCCGACCGGTTCCCCGACGACATCGAGTCGGTCGCGAAGGACTGGCAGCTGGTGTCGGGCGACCGGCCCGCGGAAGACGAGATGACGAACCTCATCTTCGCCTGGAAGGCGTGCCGCGCGGTGAAGTCGAACGCCATCGTGCTGGCGAAGAACTCCGCCACCGTCGGCATCGGCATGGGGCAGGTCAACCGGGTCGACTCCTGCCGTCTCGCCGTCGAGCGGGCGGGTGAGCGTGTGACCGGCTCGGTCGCGGCATCCGATGCCTTCTTCCCCTTCGCCGACGGGCCGCGGGTGCTCATCGACGCCGGCGTCTCGGCGATCGTGCAGCCCGGCGGATCGGTGCGCGACGACGAGGTCATCGCCGCTGCGCGCGACGCCGGAGTGACGATGTTCTTCACCGGGGAGCGGCACTTCTTCCACTGA
- a CDS encoding LacI family DNA-binding transcriptional regulator, with product MTQHARPTIADVARRAGVSKGLVSFALNGRAGVAPDTRDRILSAAAELGWSPNLRARSLSVGRAFACGLVIGRSPDVIAADPFFPSFIAGVEDEFSVSGQVLVLAAATPGRQEAETYRGLAADRRVDGVILSDLRAGDERIALISELGLAAVTLGVPDVASPFTSISVDDGAGIRLAVDHLADLGHTDIAHAAGPFSMLHGRHRAAAFEDAAAARGIRSRTVETDFSAADGARVTEELLDAATPPTAIVYSNDNMAIAGLGVAQRRGLDVPRDLSITGFDDIEIGRHVHPAITSVSTDARGWGAAAAQALLEAIAGAEAGAIDLPDPRLVVRASTGAPRG from the coding sequence ATGACGCAGCACGCCCGCCCCACCATCGCCGACGTCGCACGACGTGCGGGGGTCAGCAAGGGCCTCGTCTCGTTCGCCCTCAACGGTCGTGCCGGAGTCGCCCCCGACACGCGGGACCGCATCCTCTCCGCCGCCGCCGAGCTCGGCTGGAGCCCGAACCTCCGTGCCCGCTCCCTCAGCGTCGGCCGCGCCTTCGCCTGCGGCCTGGTGATCGGGCGCAGCCCCGATGTCATCGCCGCCGATCCGTTCTTCCCCTCGTTCATCGCCGGAGTCGAGGACGAGTTCTCGGTGTCGGGCCAGGTCCTCGTGCTCGCCGCGGCGACTCCTGGCCGTCAGGAGGCCGAGACCTACCGGGGCCTCGCCGCCGACCGACGCGTGGACGGCGTCATCCTCTCCGACCTCCGCGCCGGTGACGAGCGCATCGCGCTCATCAGCGAGCTCGGTCTTGCCGCCGTGACCCTCGGTGTCCCCGACGTGGCGAGCCCCTTCACCTCGATCTCGGTCGACGACGGCGCAGGCATCCGCCTCGCCGTCGACCACCTCGCCGACCTGGGGCACACCGACATCGCCCATGCGGCCGGTCCCTTCTCGATGCTCCACGGCCGGCACCGTGCGGCGGCGTTCGAAGACGCGGCGGCGGCCCGCGGCATCCGCTCCCGCACCGTCGAGACCGACTTCAGCGCGGCAGACGGCGCCCGCGTCACGGAAGAGCTGCTGGATGCCGCCACGCCGCCGACCGCGATCGTGTACTCCAACGACAACATGGCCATCGCCGGCCTGGGGGTCGCCCAGCGGCGAGGCCTCGACGTGCCGCGCGACCTGTCGATCACCGGCTTCGACGACATCGAGATCGGTCGTCACGTCCACCCCGCCATCACGAGCGTCTCCACCGACGCCCGCGGATGGGGCGCGGCGGCGGCGCAGGCGCTGCTCGAAGCCATCGCCGGCGCCGAGGCCGGCGCGATCGACCTCCCCGACCCCCGGCTCGTCGTGCGCGCCTCCACCGGCGCGCCGCGCGGCTGA
- a CDS encoding dihydrolipoyl dehydrogenase family protein — translation MDITREYDVVVIGAGAVGENVADRAVQGGMKTAIVEAELVGGECSYWACMPSKALLRSAAALRAAKAVDGAKQAVTADLDVSAVLRRRDRITHERNDDSQVQWLQKAKIDLVRGHARLDGEKRVVVTDDEGIDTILIARHAVAVCTGSAALLPDIPGLREVEPWTSRDATAVQHPPASLTILGGGVVGAEMATAHAGFGTEVTLVARSGLLGGAEPFAGEMVEEALRGLGVDVRTNVEVTRARAADDGLAVLELSDGSEVAAERVLVATGRVPRTTDLGLESVELEAGSWLDVDDTMLVRGTDWLYAVGDVNHRALLTHQGKYQARAAGDVIAARAKGAAVDDAPWGVHVATADHAAVPQVTFTDPEVASVGLTASAAEKAGLTVRVIDYDLSWVAGASTVSDDYVGRARAIIDTEREVLVGATFVGPDVAELLHSATIAVVGEVPLSRLWHAVPSYPTVSEVWLRFLEEYGRPTAS, via the coding sequence ATGGACATCACCCGTGAGTACGACGTCGTGGTCATCGGCGCCGGGGCGGTGGGCGAGAACGTCGCCGACCGCGCGGTGCAGGGGGGCATGAAGACCGCCATCGTCGAAGCCGAGCTCGTCGGCGGCGAGTGCTCGTACTGGGCGTGCATGCCGTCCAAGGCTCTGCTGCGAAGTGCTGCGGCGCTGCGGGCGGCGAAGGCAGTGGATGGCGCGAAGCAGGCGGTGACGGCAGACCTCGACGTGTCCGCGGTGCTGCGCCGCCGCGACCGCATCACCCACGAGCGGAACGACGACTCGCAGGTGCAGTGGCTCCAGAAGGCCAAGATCGACCTCGTCCGCGGTCACGCGCGCCTGGACGGCGAGAAGCGCGTCGTGGTGACCGACGACGAGGGCATCGACACGATCCTCATCGCGCGACACGCGGTGGCCGTCTGCACCGGTTCGGCGGCGCTTCTTCCCGACATCCCGGGGCTGCGCGAGGTCGAACCGTGGACGAGTCGCGATGCGACCGCGGTGCAGCATCCTCCCGCATCCCTGACGATCCTCGGTGGCGGGGTCGTGGGCGCCGAGATGGCGACCGCGCACGCCGGTTTCGGCACAGAAGTGACGCTGGTGGCTCGTTCGGGGCTGCTCGGCGGCGCCGAGCCGTTCGCGGGAGAGATGGTCGAGGAGGCGCTTCGCGGGCTCGGGGTCGACGTGCGGACGAACGTCGAGGTCACGCGCGCCCGCGCCGCCGACGACGGGCTCGCCGTCCTGGAGCTGTCGGACGGATCCGAGGTCGCGGCCGAGCGCGTGCTGGTCGCCACCGGCCGCGTCCCGCGCACCACCGACCTGGGTCTGGAGAGCGTCGAGCTCGAGGCCGGCTCCTGGCTCGACGTCGACGACACGATGCTCGTGCGCGGCACCGACTGGCTCTACGCCGTCGGCGACGTCAATCACCGCGCCCTCCTCACCCATCAGGGGAAGTACCAGGCGCGCGCCGCCGGCGACGTCATCGCCGCCCGCGCGAAGGGCGCTGCGGTCGACGACGCGCCCTGGGGCGTCCACGTCGCGACGGCCGATCACGCCGCCGTGCCGCAGGTGACCTTCACCGACCCCGAGGTCGCGTCGGTCGGACTCACCGCCTCCGCCGCCGAGAAGGCGGGCCTGACCGTGCGGGTCATCGACTACGACCTGTCCTGGGTCGCGGGGGCATCGACGGTGTCGGACGACTACGTCGGGCGAGCGCGCGCGATCATCGACACCGAGCGCGAGGTGCTCGTGGGAGCGACCTTCGTCGGCCCGGATGTCGCCGAACTCCTCCACTCCGCCACGATCGCCGTCGTCGGCGAGGTGCCGCTCTCGCGGCTGTGGCATGCGGTGCCGTCGTATCCGACGGTGAGCGAGGTGTGGCTCCGCTTCCTCGAGGAGTACGGTCGCCCGACGGCCTCCTGA
- a CDS encoding carbohydrate ABC transporter permease yields MKRALGSSAAMYVVLSLGALAFLFPFYYMVIGSLQTTVDPSPSGAFPDPGNLTLDNYGAINARIDLLQGLANSGIFTGGVILGTVVFGVLAGYALAVLHWRGRSATFSLVLLVQVIPFQLLMIPLYVMIARDYGLADSYAGMILPFFINSTAIIIFRQYFLQLPKELFDAARIDGAGELRLLWNVALPLVRPALLTVVLLTFIGPWNEFLWPFLITKEASMQPLAVSLANFLSNIAASTANPFGATLAGAVVLAAPAVALFLVFQRYFTSNDLGSGVKG; encoded by the coding sequence ATGAAACGCGCACTCGGCAGTTCCGCCGCGATGTACGTCGTGCTCAGCCTCGGCGCGCTGGCGTTCCTCTTCCCCTTCTACTACATGGTGATCGGGTCGCTGCAGACGACGGTCGATCCGTCGCCAAGTGGAGCATTCCCCGACCCCGGCAACCTCACGCTCGACAACTACGGCGCCATCAACGCGCGGATCGACCTGCTGCAGGGCCTGGCGAACTCGGGCATCTTCACCGGCGGTGTGATCCTCGGCACCGTGGTGTTCGGCGTGCTCGCCGGGTACGCCCTGGCGGTGCTGCACTGGCGGGGGAGGAGCGCCACCTTCTCGCTCGTGCTGCTGGTGCAGGTCATCCCGTTCCAGCTGCTGATGATCCCGCTCTACGTGATGATCGCCCGGGATTACGGGCTCGCCGACTCCTACGCCGGCATGATCCTGCCGTTCTTCATCAACTCCACCGCCATCATCATCTTCCGTCAGTACTTCCTGCAGCTTCCCAAAGAGCTCTTCGACGCCGCCCGCATCGACGGCGCCGGTGAGCTGCGGCTGCTGTGGAACGTCGCGCTGCCGCTCGTGCGCCCGGCGCTCCTGACGGTGGTGCTGCTGACCTTCATCGGCCCGTGGAACGAGTTCCTCTGGCCCTTCCTCATCACCAAGGAGGCCTCCATGCAACCCCTCGCGGTGTCGCTGGCGAACTTCCTGTCGAACATCGCTGCGTCCACCGCCAACCCGTTCGGCGCGACCCTCGCGGGCGCCGTCGTCCTGGCCGCGCCCGCCGTCGCGCTGTTCCTCGTCTTCCAGCGCTACTTCACCAGCAACGACCTCGGATCCGGAGTGAAAGGATGA
- a CDS encoding carbohydrate ABC transporter permease, whose amino-acid sequence MTVSTGTPGQGADARFDREAPGRDGARGSERPKGMLRRILGSHPLGLVFAAPYLIFIGVVFAYPIVFAVWMSFHDYFFAAPGAVVDRPFVGFDNYVTVLSDPDVWRSFGNVGIFLVINVPLTVALSMLLATALDRVARAKTFFRVAYYVPYVTASVAVVAVWLFLFSGNGLVNNILGPLAPDPSWLINSALAMPTIALFVTWKGLGFYILLYLAALQNVPRELYESVSMDGGGRIRQFFSVTVPSVRPATLLVVLLATITGANLFTEPYLLTGGGGPNGASTSPVLLIYQRGIEQGNPDIAAAIGVILIIFVLVIAALQRRFVGGEDR is encoded by the coding sequence ATGACCGTCTCCACCGGCACTCCCGGTCAGGGCGCCGACGCGCGCTTTGACCGGGAGGCGCCCGGACGGGACGGCGCACGAGGGTCTGAGCGACCGAAGGGGATGCTGCGCCGCATCCTGGGTTCGCATCCGCTGGGCCTCGTCTTCGCCGCGCCGTATCTGATCTTCATCGGCGTCGTCTTCGCGTACCCGATCGTGTTCGCGGTGTGGATGTCGTTCCACGATTACTTCTTCGCCGCGCCCGGGGCGGTCGTGGACCGCCCGTTCGTCGGGTTCGACAACTACGTCACGGTGCTGAGCGACCCCGACGTCTGGCGCTCGTTCGGCAACGTGGGGATCTTCCTCGTCATCAACGTGCCGCTGACGGTGGCGTTGTCGATGCTGCTCGCCACGGCGCTGGATCGCGTCGCGCGGGCGAAGACCTTCTTCCGCGTCGCCTACTACGTCCCCTACGTCACCGCGTCGGTGGCCGTGGTCGCGGTGTGGCTGTTCCTCTTCTCGGGTAACGGCCTGGTCAACAACATCCTCGGCCCGCTCGCGCCCGACCCGTCATGGCTGATCAACTCTGCGCTGGCGATGCCGACCATCGCCCTGTTCGTCACGTGGAAGGGACTGGGGTTCTACATCCTGCTCTACCTCGCGGCGCTGCAGAACGTGCCCCGCGAGCTCTACGAGTCGGTGTCGATGGACGGCGGCGGCCGCATCCGGCAGTTCTTCTCCGTCACGGTGCCGAGCGTGCGCCCGGCCACCCTCCTCGTGGTGCTGCTGGCGACCATCACCGGGGCGAACCTCTTCACCGAGCCCTACCTGCTCACCGGCGGGGGCGGACCCAACGGCGCGTCCACCTCCCCGGTGCTCCTGATCTACCAGCGCGGCATCGAGCAGGGGAACCCCGACATCGCCGCGGCGATCGGGGTCATCCTCATCATCTTCGTGCTGGTCATCGCGGCGCTCCAGCGCCGCTTCGTGGGAGGGGAGGACCGATGA
- a CDS encoding glycoside hydrolase family 130 protein, producing MTMTSPLTTVPYRMTRVGVVMTPTPGDPQEAEGVLNPASGRSPDGTLYLLPRLVAEGNVSRVGLARVVLDDGVPAGVEREGVVLEPDRGWERGADNAGVEDPRVTWIETLGLHVMTYVAYGPLGPRTALAVSPDLRQWRRLGPALFRYDDALDMDLNLFHNKDTVFFPEPVSAPDGTLSLAVLHRPMWDLGETRPGQGVRVPAGVTDERQSIWISYVPLDAVREDIANLVLWEQHRFVAGPEFAFEEVKIGGGPPPLRVPEGWLVLHHGVTGVIDNAFSQQQKVNYAAGALLLDADDPSRVIARTPEPLLRPETDDERSGIVPNVVFPTAIEEIDGRHFVFYGMADSKIGVALLERTDAPTH from the coding sequence ATGACCATGACATCCCCCCTGACCACCGTTCCCTATCGGATGACCCGCGTCGGCGTCGTGATGACACCGACCCCCGGCGACCCGCAGGAGGCCGAGGGGGTGCTGAACCCCGCCTCGGGTCGCAGCCCGGACGGCACCCTCTACCTCCTGCCCCGGCTCGTCGCCGAGGGCAACGTCTCACGGGTCGGCCTCGCCCGCGTCGTGCTCGACGACGGCGTGCCGGCGGGAGTCGAGCGCGAGGGTGTCGTGCTCGAGCCCGACCGCGGGTGGGAGCGGGGAGCCGACAACGCCGGCGTCGAAGACCCCAGGGTCACCTGGATCGAGACCCTCGGGCTGCACGTGATGACCTATGTCGCCTACGGTCCGCTCGGGCCCCGGACCGCGCTCGCGGTCTCGCCCGACCTCCGTCAGTGGCGCCGCCTGGGTCCCGCGCTGTTCCGGTACGACGACGCGCTCGACATGGACCTGAACCTGTTCCACAACAAAGACACCGTGTTCTTCCCCGAGCCGGTGTCCGCACCCGACGGCACGCTCAGCCTCGCCGTGCTCCACCGCCCCATGTGGGATCTCGGTGAGACCAGGCCCGGCCAGGGCGTGCGGGTGCCCGCCGGTGTCACCGACGAGCGCCAGTCGATCTGGATCAGCTACGTCCCCCTCGATGCGGTGCGCGAAGACATCGCGAACCTCGTGCTGTGGGAGCAGCACCGCTTCGTCGCGGGGCCGGAGTTCGCGTTCGAGGAGGTCAAGATCGGCGGCGGCCCGCCGCCGCTGCGCGTGCCCGAGGGGTGGCTGGTGCTCCACCACGGGGTGACGGGCGTCATCGACAACGCCTTCTCCCAGCAGCAGAAGGTCAACTACGCCGCCGGGGCGCTGCTGCTCGACGCCGACGACCCCAGCCGGGTCATCGCCCGCACCCCCGAGCCGCTCCTGCGGCCCGAGACCGACGACGAGCGCAGCGGCATCGTGCCGAACGTCGTCTTCCCCACCGCGATCGAGGAGATCGACGGACGCCATTTCGTCTTCTACGGCATGGCCGACTCCAAGATCGGCGTCGCGCTGCTGGAGCGCACCGACGCACCGACGCACTGA
- a CDS encoding extracellular solute-binding protein, with translation MRRRIIPVAGAAAAILALSACSGGSGGGGAGGMDSRGDITIWYSNNEAEIAWAEQMVEAWNAENADEQITAQEIPAGSSSEEVISAAITAGNAPCLIFNTSPAAVPEFQRQGGLVDLTEFEDGEDYITERSGDLAEQYRSEDGGFYQMPWKSNPVMIFYNKALFAEAGLDPENPSLSTYDEFLETSRTLSEAGVAEYAINPAPTSEFFQSWFDFYPLYAAETGGTQLVEDGAATFDSPEGEAVADFWRTLYAEGLAGQEQYQGDAFADGYAAMAIVGPWAISVYGDTVEWGSVPVPTSGGTAPDETWTFSDAKNVGLFTACENKGTAWDVLKFATSEEQDGLWLEATGQMPLRQDLTGTYPDYFAANPAYEQFGDQASRTVEVPNVPNSVEIWQTFRDGYSEAVIFGEGEIPAFLSGTATEVDDLAAGD, from the coding sequence ATGCGACGACGCATCATTCCCGTGGCGGGAGCCGCCGCGGCCATCCTCGCCCTGAGCGCCTGCAGCGGCGGCAGCGGCGGCGGCGGCGCCGGCGGCATGGACAGCCGCGGCGACATCACGATCTGGTACTCCAACAACGAAGCCGAGATCGCCTGGGCCGAGCAGATGGTCGAGGCGTGGAACGCCGAGAACGCCGACGAGCAGATCACCGCTCAGGAGATCCCCGCCGGGTCGTCCAGCGAAGAGGTCATCAGCGCGGCCATCACCGCCGGCAACGCCCCCTGCCTGATCTTCAACACCTCGCCCGCGGCGGTGCCGGAGTTCCAGCGCCAGGGAGGGCTGGTCGACCTCACCGAGTTCGAAGACGGCGAGGACTACATCACCGAGCGCTCGGGCGACCTCGCAGAGCAGTACCGCTCGGAGGACGGCGGCTTCTACCAGATGCCGTGGAAGAGCAACCCCGTGATGATCTTCTACAACAAGGCGCTCTTCGCCGAGGCCGGACTCGACCCTGAGAACCCGTCCCTGTCGACCTACGACGAGTTCCTCGAGACGTCCCGCACCCTCAGCGAGGCGGGCGTGGCCGAGTACGCCATCAACCCCGCACCGACGAGCGAGTTCTTCCAGTCGTGGTTCGACTTCTACCCGCTCTATGCCGCAGAAACCGGTGGTACCCAGTTGGTCGAGGACGGGGCCGCGACCTTCGACAGCCCCGAGGGCGAAGCGGTCGCCGACTTCTGGCGCACCCTCTACGCCGAGGGCTTGGCCGGCCAGGAGCAGTACCAGGGCGACGCGTTCGCGGACGGCTACGCCGCCATGGCGATCGTCGGCCCGTGGGCCATCTCGGTCTACGGCGACACCGTGGAGTGGGGCTCGGTTCCGGTCCCGACGTCCGGTGGCACCGCGCCCGACGAGACCTGGACCTTCAGCGACGCCAAGAACGTCGGCCTCTTCACCGCCTGTGAGAACAAGGGCACCGCGTGGGACGTGCTGAAGTTCGCCACCAGCGAGGAGCAGGACGGACTGTGGCTCGAGGCCACGGGCCAGATGCCGCTGCGCCAGGACCTCACCGGCACCTACCCCGACTACTTCGCGGCGAACCCCGCCTACGAGCAGTTCGGCGACCAGGCCTCGCGCACCGTCGAGGTGCCGAACGTGCCGAACTCGGTCGAGATCTGGCAGACGTTCCGCGACGGATACTCCGAGGCGGTGATCTTCGGCGAGGGTGAGATCCCCGCGTTCCTCTCCGGCACCGCGACCGAGGTCGACGACCTGGCGGCGGGAGACTGA